A part of Caretta caretta isolate rCarCar2 chromosome 1, rCarCar1.hap1, whole genome shotgun sequence genomic DNA contains:
- the LOC142070987 gene encoding uncharacterized protein LOC142070987: protein MRAATAGSAGLDLIMQEDTDFRLPGEVCAIPTQVTGPLPAGFVGLVLPRSHAGKQGFFVIPGVIDADYTGIVKVQVWTHLPQSLPRGRSIAQLILVPYQVPAAEDRTRGGGGFGSTLSHSPSHSASSPLVALTMSVRPSKPQLTLLLNDVPFTGLVDTGADVTVIRDLEWPDRCGFQLGVCDRHLNNMAWHQGLSNPIPEFQLTLEETALPPESTTTGRKRRRRSVPNRPVTWGAVKALVAAAQRRLAADQQPETPETLFVAILAQITANSVMIVCLLCLLFPVGVGSDALPPLRARMTYNIWERLASIANVTHFCLSNSVAAGDLLGTCLIPVCHHPEEMENKTLFSAYANLSSQYSSMANWGPANYTLPRTAISLHTPYPAGAHNVTCARIVNCTSTKVPLGCRKISQPLLNCSHAVNVSYNYGHIILPSGWFFTCGSRTFNYIPANLSDGTLCCLSRMTLILPFAGQNRSKRSVPLSNDCIADVELFSRAEYTALAASIVGVPALATYSARTLNNLACFAAKAINTTSQAIALLNTEQHELRDAILDNRAAIDFLLLKHHLGCSTFQHMCCFNLTDNSRSIETRLAELANLTTHIRQDLGFEGFWNWLTGWLPSLEWLRQLFGYFVFVIIGLIFCCCCVQCIPSLLRFCEILPWKAPQVMSLSVWELNSMTKQIDGYNEMANYHYIKNGGMKGSCLAIPPGSRQGTP from the exons atgagggcggcgactgctggaagtgcagggcttgatttgatcatgcaggaggacactgactttcggctgccaggggaggtctgtgccatacctacacaggtgacgggacctctccctgccggctttgtaggtcttgttctccctcgctcacatgctggaaaacagggcttttttgtcattccaggggtcattgatgctgattacactggcattgttaaggttcaggtgtggactcatcttccacagtcgctcccgcgtggacggtcaattgcacaattgattttagtcccctatcaggtgccagctgccgaggatcgaactcggggcggaggcggctttggatcgacgttgtctcactcgccgtctcacagcgcgtcttctccacttgttgctctgacaatgtcagtccgcccctcgaaacctcagttaacacttctcttaaatgatgttccttttacagggctggtggacactggagctgacgttacggtgattcgtgatctggagtggccg gaccgttgtgggttccagctcggtgtgtgcgaccggcacttaaacaacatggcatggcaccagggactgtcgaatcccataccagagtttcagctgaccttggaggagaccgcgttgccccccgagtcgacaacgacgggacggaaacggaggaggcgtagtgtcccaaaccggcccgtgacatggggagcagtaaaagcattggttgcCGCGGCCCAacgtaggctggcagcagatcaacagccagagactcctgagactttgtttgtggcgattcttgcccaaatcactgctaattctgtgatgattgtgtgccttttgtgcctgctatttcctgtaggggttggctcggacgCGCTTCCCCCGctacgagcccgaatgacatataacatatgggaaagattggcttcaatagcaaatgttacccacttttgtctatctaattctgtagcagccggagatttgttaggcacatgccttattccagtatgtcatcaccctgaggagatggagaataagacactgttctctgcttatgcgaatctttcctcccagtactctagcatggctaattggggcccagccaactatactctgcctcgcacggctatatccctccacacaccgtacccggccggggctcacAATGTTACTTGTGCGCGTatagttaactgcactagtacaaaggtgcccttgggctgtcgaaaaatttctcaaccccttttaaattgttcccatgctgttaatgtttcctataattatggccatatcatcctaccatcaggatggttttttacttgcGGCTCACgtacctttaattatattcctgcaaatttaagtgatggcaccctttgctgtcttagtagaatgacccttatattgccttttgctggacAAAAtcgtagtaaaagaagtgtacccctttcaaatgattgtattgcagatgttgagctttttagtcgtgctgagtatactgctttagcggcctctattgttggggtccccgcgcttgctacatattcagccagaactttaaataacctggcatgctttgcagcaaaggcaattaatacaacatcccaggctattgccttacttaacacagaacaacacgaattaagagatgcaattttggataacagagcagccattgattttctgctcctaaaacaccatctaggctgctccacatttcagcacatgtgttgctttaatttaactgataatagtcgctccatagaaactagattggctgaattggccaatcttacaacacacatacgccaagatctggggtttgagggcttttggaattggcttacaggttggctgccctctctagaatggctgcgacagctttttggttattttgtgtttgtaattattgggcttattttttgctgctgctgtgtacaatgtattccttccttgttaagattttgtgaaattttgccctggaaagctccccaagttatgtccttgtctgtctgggagttaaatagcatgacaaaacaaattgatggCTACAATGAGATGGCCAATTATCATTATATAAAaaacggggggatgaagggttcatgtttagctattccacctggaagcaggcagggcacaccttga